A genomic segment from Spinacia oleracea cultivar Varoflay chromosome 3, BTI_SOV_V1, whole genome shotgun sequence encodes:
- the LOC110776659 gene encoding homologous-pairing protein 2 homolog, producing the protein MAPKPDSAEGIVLNFVNEQNRPLNTQNVADALQKFNLKKTAVQKALDSLADSGKIAFKEYGKQKIYIARQDQFEIPNSEELSHMKEENGKLQEQINVQKRAVSELEGETRALQSNLTLEDMRMKLGRLKTEVEEMEDKLTKLRGGVTLVKPEDRKAIEDLYVTAVSHWRKRKRMFRDIWDTITENLPRDLKELKEELGLEYDEDAGQSLQLYADLMPQSKKRGRGQ; encoded by the exons ATGGCCCCCAAACCCGACAGCGCCGAAG GTATAGTACTCAACTTCGTCAACGAG CAAAATAGGCCGTTAAACACTCAGAATGTTGCTGATGCATTGCAAAAGTTCAATCTCAAAAAGACTGCTGTCCAGAAAGCTCTTGATTCACTTGCTGATAGTGGAAAGATTGCATTCAAAGAGTATGGAAAGCAGAAGATCTACATTGCACGTCAAGACCAGTTTGAAATTCCAAACAGCGAAGAGCTTAGTCACATGAAGGAAGAGAATGGCAAGCTGCAGGAACAAATAAATGTACAGAAGAGAGCAGTTAGCGAGCTTGAGGGAG AAACCAGAGCCTTGCAGTCAAATCTGACACTAGAAGATATGCGAATGAAACTGGGAAGACTTAAGACAGAG GTGGAGGAAATGGAGGATAAGTTGACTAAATTGCGCGGAGGAGTCACACTTGTGAAACCAGAAGACAGGAAGGCTATTGAAGACCTGTACGTAACTGCAGTTAGTCATTGGAGAAAGCGCAAAAGGATGTTCAGAGATATATGGGATACAATAACTGAAAATTTACCAAGGGATCTTAAAGAACTTAAG GAGGAACTCGGCCTTGAATATGACGAAGATGCTGGTCAGAGTTTGCAATTGTATGCTGATTTGATGCCACAAAGTAAAAAGCGGGGAAGAGGTCAGTAA
- the LOC110776658 gene encoding uncharacterized protein: MGKTLDVLLGRSFKASKFKTLVNLAISRLSVLKNQKRARCSVSRSDVAQLLRGSEQDRALIRVEQVIKDQNMLDVFSIIEGYCILLSERINLIQHQKTFPEELQEAISSLVFAASRCGELPEIQEIRQVFTSLYGREFILRATELRNSCGVNPKIIQKLSTRQPSLDIRMKVLKDIANENAITLHLEEEAPSMASEEKEEDNRVAKNLSADSRSSSRDDLKDFSEEMSRVESLSLSIKRRKHYKDVAEAAQEAFLSSAYAAAAAKAAVDLSRSASGGPPDYTLDFNNNEETRLIQMTDINQTDPISISSTIASEVNEIHQENLEFNKGEDEDKE; the protein is encoded by the exons ATGGGGAAAACACTGGATGTATTGTTAGGGAGAAGCTTTAAGGCCTCTAAGTTCAAGACGCTTGTAAACCTTGCCATCTCCCGTCTGTCTGTCCTTAAGAACCAGAAGCGAGCCAGGTGTTCCGTTTCCCGTTCCGATGTTGCTCAACTCCTCCGGGGTTCTGAACAAGACCGTGCTCTCATCAGG GTTGAACAAGTTATCAAAGACCAAAACATGCTGGATGTGTTCTCCATCATTGAGGGCTATTGCATTCTTTTGAGTGAGCGGATCAACCTTATCCAACATCAAAA AACCTTCCCTGAGGAGCTTCAAGAAGCGATATCTAGCCTGGTTTTTGCAGCATCAAGGTGCGGTGAATTACCAGAGATACAAGAAATACGCCAGGTTTTTACATCGCTATATGGCAGAGAGTTCATCCTACGCGCTACTGAATTGCGTAACAGTTGCGGTGTCAACCCCAAG ATTATCCAGAAGCTATCTACCAGGCAGCCAAGTCTGGATATCAGAATGAAGGTGCTGAAAGATATAGCCAATGAAAATGCCATCACTTTGCACTTGGAGGAGGAGGCTCCTTCAATGGCATCAGAG GAAAAAGAGGAGGACAATCGGGTTGCTAAGAACCTATCAGCTGATTCACGATCTAGTTCTAGAGATGATTTGAAAGACTTTTCTGAAGAAATGAGCAGAGTTGAGAGTTTGAGTCTTTCaatcaaaagaagaaaacattataAAGATGTTGCAGAGGCTGCCCAAGAAGCTTTCTTGTCATCAGCATATGCAGCTGCTGCAGCAAAAGCTGCAGTGGATCTCTCTAGGTCTGCTTCTGGAGGGCCACCAGATTACACCCTtgattttaacaacaatgaggaaACCCGTCTAATTCAGATGACGGACATCAACCAAACAGACCCAATAAGCATTTCTTCAACTATTGCCTCAGAGGTAAATGAAATTCATCAAGAAAACCTAGAGTTCAATAAGGGTGAAGATGAAGATAAAGAGTAA